The segment TGCTCTCCCTCAAGTAAAAACTTTACTCCACTTTCCCCACTTGCAATATAAGATGTACTGAGGTTTAAAGAAGATCTGCTTGTTTCGTACTTACCAAAATTTCCAAATCCAGCAAACAAAGGATTTTTTAATTCCGCATCATACTGACTGTAGTAGCCGCTAGTCACTAATGAAGATGCTTCTACTTCGTAAGCCGCTTTTATATTAAAACCTATTTTGGCCCCAGCCGCTAAGAATAAACGGATATTGCCTGAAGTTTCATATTGCACTATGAGAGGGATATTCAGGTAAGAAGCATACTGTTGTTCATTGTAATTTACAGCACTGTAACGGAAATCAAAATTTTCTCCTTCAATATCTATTGCCTTACTAAAATCCTGCAGGGCATCAATTTTTGCTGTACCCTCGTAATATTGGTACTCCACGCCAGATCCCAGGCTCCAATTGTTGCTAAAAAAGAATGCATAATGAACGCCAACTCCCAATCCACTTTCCATATTATTTTTATCATTCATGACCTTATAATCCAATCGGGAAAAAGTCCCTGAGCATACACTGAAATTTCGTTACTGTTCTGGGCACTGGAAATGCCAAAACCACAACACAGCATCAAAGTCATCAGGTTTTTTAAAATATGCTTTCTATTATATTTTGTTTTCATTTATCTATATTAAATTTTTATTATAGGCTCCTCACACTTAAAGCTCATCATTTCACTATGAATTTTATGGTTCTGGAACTTTTACTGGTCTTACAGGTGAGAACATATACTCCCGATTGTATAAAAGCAGGAAGGTCTATACTTGTAATTTTTTGATTAGAAGCCATATTTTTGAGAAGTACTCCTGATAAATTATGAATTGAAATCTCCATAGTCTTCAATTCTTCGGCAGGGAAATCGGCAAATAACTGTAATTGCTCACCTACACTTACGGGATTAGGAGCCAGGGTCACTTTATAAGAACTTCTTACCTGAACAGAAGTTTGACATGTTTGCAACACCTCACCCTCAACAGTTGTCAATTTTAAATAGAATCTGTCGGTAGGATCAAGTTGATCTTCAGCATTATTACCTTCTGAAAAATACTGCTCTGTACTTACAAGTCGATCATTTTTGTACCATTCAAAAGAGACAAATTTATATCCTCCATTAGTTTCAGGATTATTATTAATTAACAACAGGTTATTA is part of the Antarcticibacterium sp. 1MA-6-2 genome and harbors:
- a CDS encoding outer membrane beta-barrel protein; this encodes MNDKNNMESGLGVGVHYAFFFSNNWSLGSGVEYQYYEGTAKIDALQDFSKAIDIEGENFDFRYSAVNYNEQQYASYLNIPLIVQYETSGNIRLFLAAGAKIGFNIKAAYEVEASSLVTSGYYSQYDAELKNPLFAGFGNFGKYETSRSSLNLSTSYIASGESGVKFLLEGEQSLYMGLFLDYGLNDISKNEGKDVIAYDNQNPTSFIGSSLLESKNKITSKDYISDVKTMSFGLKLRYAFGL